The proteins below are encoded in one region of Candidatus Planktophila lacus:
- a CDS encoding HAD family hydrolase — protein sequence MSLTVRRAAFFDVDNTLVRGSTIYFLGRGMYQRGFFTKSDISRFVLANLRFRLTGTEKQDEINRFQKSAQDFIGGHNVSEIRTVAQEIYDEYVSPSLWEGTIEIAQAHLNDGVEVWLVTAAPEDMATLIAERLGFTGALGSKAAIVDGHYTGAMNGPLLHGKEKAVAIAEIAKERGFVLADCFGYSDSHNDLPLLQSVGHPSAINPDAKLRIRALKENWPIHDFRRMRSINRYLGPIVSRAAWLGTRLTPRRESR from the coding sequence CGTTCTTTGACGTCGATAACACCTTGGTTCGTGGCTCAACAATTTACTTCCTGGGCCGCGGCATGTACCAGCGCGGTTTCTTCACTAAATCAGATATTTCGCGATTTGTATTAGCCAATCTGAGATTTAGATTAACGGGGACTGAAAAGCAGGATGAGATAAATCGCTTTCAAAAATCTGCCCAAGACTTTATCGGCGGCCATAACGTTTCTGAGATTAGAACTGTTGCACAAGAGATTTATGACGAATATGTCTCTCCCTCACTTTGGGAAGGCACTATCGAAATCGCGCAAGCGCATCTAAATGATGGCGTAGAAGTTTGGTTGGTCACCGCAGCTCCGGAAGATATGGCAACGCTTATTGCGGAAAGACTTGGTTTTACTGGCGCTCTCGGCAGTAAGGCGGCGATAGTTGATGGCCACTACACCGGTGCAATGAACGGTCCGCTTTTGCACGGTAAAGAGAAAGCAGTTGCAATTGCAGAGATTGCTAAAGAGCGCGGATTTGTTCTAGCCGATTGCTTTGGATATTCCGATAGCCACAATGATCTTCCTTTACTTCAAAGCGTTGGCCATCCATCTGCAATTAATCCTGATGCAAAGTTAAGAATTCGTGCACTTAAGGAGAATTGGCCGATCCATGACTTCCGCAGAATGCGCTCTATCAATCGCTATCTGGGTCCGATCGTCTCGCGCGCTGCCTGGCTGGGAACTCGCTTAACTCCACGCAGAGAATCCAGATAA